Proteins encoded together in one Syntrophales bacterium window:
- the gdhA gene encoding NADP-specific glutamate dehydrogenase — MIEFIKMCEACNPGEPEFIQAVSEVAESVKPVLAKHPEYRKAKILERMVEPERTIMCRVSWLDDKGEVQVNRGYRLQMNSAIGPYKGGFRFHPSVNMSILKFLGFEQVFKNALTTLPMGGAKGGSNFDPKGKSDNEVMRFCQSFMTEMFRHIGPDTDVPAGDIGVGAREVGYLFGMYKKLQNEFTGVLTGKGLEWGGSLIRPEATGYGCVYFASEMLATKNDTIKDKLCLVSGSGNVAQYTVAKILELGGKVVTLSDSSGYIYDEKGINREKLDFVMHLKNVARGRIKEYAGKYPEAVYTPIDPALDYNPLWNHKSDCAFPSATQNEINGKDAQNLVSNGVYVVGEGANMPTTPEGIEIFIDSKILYGPGKAANAGGVSVSGLEMSQNSMRLSWSREEVDKHLHAIMRKIHKACVEAAEEYGTPGNYVNGANIAGFTKVAKAMMAQGVV; from the coding sequence ATGATTGAGTTTATTAAGATGTGTGAAGCGTGCAACCCGGGGGAGCCGGAATTTATCCAGGCCGTGTCCGAGGTTGCCGAATCGGTTAAACCTGTTTTAGCGAAACATCCGGAGTATCGTAAGGCAAAGATATTGGAACGGATGGTTGAACCTGAGCGAACTATTATGTGTCGCGTTTCCTGGCTGGATGATAAAGGCGAGGTTCAGGTCAACAGGGGCTATCGTCTACAGATGAACAGCGCCATAGGTCCCTACAAAGGGGGATTTCGTTTTCATCCGTCAGTTAATATGAGCATACTCAAGTTTCTCGGCTTTGAACAGGTGTTTAAAAATGCCCTGACAACCCTTCCTATGGGTGGTGCCAAGGGAGGATCAAATTTTGATCCTAAGGGGAAGTCGGATAATGAAGTAATGCGTTTTTGCCAGAGTTTCATGACCGAGATGTTCAGGCATATCGGTCCGGATACAGATGTTCCGGCAGGCGATATTGGAGTGGGAGCTCGTGAAGTAGGATACCTGTTCGGTATGTATAAAAAACTGCAGAATGAATTTACCGGAGTCTTGACTGGTAAAGGACTTGAATGGGGAGGAAGTCTTATTCGCCCTGAGGCTACCGGTTACGGCTGTGTCTATTTTGCCTCCGAAATGCTGGCAACAAAAAATGATACCATAAAGGATAAGCTCTGTCTGGTTTCAGGTTCCGGGAATGTGGCTCAGTATACTGTTGCGAAAATTTTGGAGCTGGGAGGGAAGGTAGTAACACTTTCTGATTCTTCCGGATACATCTACGATGAGAAGGGAATAAATAGGGAAAAACTCGATTTTGTCATGCACCTTAAAAATGTAGCACGGGGACGCATCAAAGAATATGCGGGCAAGTATCCCGAAGCGGTCTATACCCCTATCGATCCTGCTCTCGATTACAATCCACTCTGGAATCATAAGTCTGATTGTGCCTTTCCTTCTGCCACGCAGAATGAGATAAATGGCAAGGATGCACAGAACCTGGTCAGTAACGGTGTTTATGTTGTAGGTGAGGGTGCTAATATGCCGACGACTCCAGAGGGTATTGAAATCTTCATCGACAGTAAGATTTTATATGGACCGGGGAAAGCCGCGAATGCCGGCGGAGTTTCCGTTTCCGGTCTTGAGATGTCCCAGAATAGCATGCGTCTAAGCTGGTCTCGTGAAGAGGTGGATAAACATCTTCATGCCATCATGAGAAAAATACATAAGGCTTGTGTTGAAGCGGCTGAAGAGTACGGTACTCCCGGTAATTACGTAAACGGCGCTAACATAGCCGGTTTTACCAAGGTTGCTAAGGCTATGATGGCCCAGGGAGTCGTTTAG
- the hisF gene encoding imidazole glycerol phosphate synthase subunit HisF has protein sequence MLSKRIIICLDVKEGKTTKGIKFKGNIDIGDPVDMAREYYEQGVDELVFYDITASSDERKIIIDVVSDVAKNIFIPFSVGGGISSLADMYNVLKAGAEKISVNTAAVLNPGLISEGAKIFGSQCIVLGMDAKKVGKSAEIPSGYEVWINGGRTPMGVDAVEWAQKAQDLGAGEICLNSIDADGTNDGYELNLTASISSTVSIPVIASGGAGRPEHIGDAFVKAKADAALIASMVHYQHYTVGDIKSYLEQEGVPVRTIV, from the coding sequence ATGCTCAGTAAAAGGATTATCATTTGCCTGGATGTAAAAGAAGGCAAAACAACGAAAGGGATCAAATTTAAAGGTAACATCGATATCGGCGACCCGGTTGACATGGCCAGGGAATATTATGAGCAAGGTGTCGATGAACTGGTGTTTTATGACATCACCGCATCGTCGGATGAGAGAAAAATTATAATCGATGTAGTGAGCGATGTTGCAAAAAACATTTTTATTCCCTTTTCAGTGGGCGGCGGCATCAGTTCACTTGCCGACATGTATAATGTATTAAAAGCCGGGGCTGAAAAAATAAGCGTTAATACCGCTGCCGTTTTGAATCCAGGGCTGATTTCCGAAGGAGCGAAGATTTTCGGAAGTCAATGTATCGTATTGGGGATGGATGCAAAAAAAGTGGGAAAGAGCGCAGAAATACCATCGGGATACGAGGTCTGGATAAACGGCGGCAGGACGCCAATGGGTGTCGATGCGGTTGAGTGGGCACAAAAGGCCCAGGATCTGGGTGCCGGCGAGATCTGTCTCAACTCGATCGATGCCGACGGTACAAATGATGGGTATGAACTGAATTTGACAGCCTCGATATCCTCTACAGTTAGCATCCCCGTCATTGCTTCGGGAGGTGCCGGCAGGCCGGAGCATATCGGGGATGCTTTTGTAAAAGCGAAGGCAGATGCAGCACTCATTGCTTCCATGGTGCATTACCAACACTACACCGTCGGGGATATCAAGTCCTACCTCGAGCAGGAAGGGGTTCCGGTTCGTACTATTGTGTAG
- the hisH gene encoding imidazole glycerol phosphate synthase subunit HisH, translating to MIAIIDYKAGNLTSVQRALVHIGEECRITDRPLEILSAERVILPGVGAAGAAMDVMKTSGLDSVICDVIGGGVPFLGICLGAQIILDRSEENSASCLGVIQGSAKKFRTANLKIPHMGWNNISAVRPHPVLAGIDERAQYYFVHSYYPDPERRDDIVATTEYGVEFASIIGKGNVVAMQFHPEKSGRHGLRILKNFCEWDGTA from the coding sequence ATGATAGCAATAATTGACTACAAAGCGGGCAATCTTACGTCCGTCCAGAGGGCTCTTGTCCACATAGGTGAGGAATGCCGGATAACCGACAGGCCGCTGGAAATACTGTCTGCCGAAAGGGTCATATTACCAGGCGTGGGAGCAGCAGGTGCTGCGATGGATGTCATGAAAACGTCCGGTCTCGACAGCGTGATATGTGACGTCATTGGCGGAGGTGTCCCGTTTCTGGGGATATGCCTCGGTGCTCAGATAATCCTCGACAGGAGCGAAGAAAATAGCGCCTCCTGTCTCGGTGTGATACAGGGCAGTGCGAAAAAGTTTCGCACTGCCAATTTAAAAATTCCCCACATGGGATGGAACAACATTTCCGCTGTCCGTCCGCATCCTGTTCTTGCCGGTATTGATGAGAGAGCGCAATACTATTTTGTCCATTCATATTATCCCGATCCGGAACGGCGCGACGACATCGTGGCAACGACCGAATACGGGGTTGAATTTGCATCAATCATCGGGAAGGGGAACGTTGTCGCAATGCAGTTTCACCCTGAAAAAAGTGGAAGACACGGCCTTCGGATATTAAAAAACTTTTGTGAGTGGGACGGGACGGCATAA